A genome region from Flavobacterium sp. includes the following:
- a CDS encoding LD-carboxypeptidase, which yields MITPPYLQKGDTVALLATARKNIDDNLKPTIDLLKSWGLEAVIGSTIGLDYHQLAGTDEQRAADFQKQLDNPNIKAIWCVRGGYGTVRMLDLLDFTKFKQHPKWIIGFSDVTVLHNHLNTMGYKSIHGAMPVTIPRATAAAISSMKSSLFGEPLSYSIEPSSMNRFGKATGELVGGNLSILYSLLGSPSAIDCKDKILFIEDLDEYLYHIDRMMMNLRRNGCIENLKGIIIGGMTKMKDNEVPWGKNALEIIDDVTKKYNIPVIFNFPAGHIQDNRALVMGSTISIDVNAAGSTVTFQK from the coding sequence ATGATAACACCACCTTATTTACAAAAAGGAGATACTGTAGCTCTTTTGGCAACGGCCAGAAAAAATATCGACGACAACTTAAAACCTACAATAGATTTGCTTAAAAGCTGGGGTTTAGAAGCTGTTATTGGCAGTACAATTGGACTTGATTATCATCAATTGGCCGGAACTGACGAACAGCGTGCTGCCGATTTTCAAAAACAATTAGATAACCCAAATATAAAAGCGATTTGGTGCGTTCGCGGCGGTTACGGAACTGTGAGAATGCTGGATCTGTTGGATTTTACAAAATTCAAACAACACCCAAAATGGATTATCGGTTTTAGCGACGTAACGGTTTTACACAATCATTTAAATACAATGGGTTATAAATCGATTCATGGGGCTATGCCGGTTACAATTCCACGTGCAACTGCGGCAGCGATTAGTTCTATGAAATCAAGTTTGTTTGGCGAACCTCTTTCCTATTCTATTGAACCAAGCAGCATGAATCGTTTTGGTAAAGCAACTGGTGAATTAGTTGGAGGAAATCTTTCTATTTTATATAGTTTATTAGGTTCTCCATCGGCAATTGACTGCAAGGATAAGATTTTATTTATCGAAGATTTAGATGAATATCTTTATCATATTGATCGTATGATGATGAATTTACGACGCAATGGCTGCATCGAAAATTTAAAAGGAATCATTATTGGCGGAATGACGAAAATGAAAGACAACGAAGTTCCGTGGGGGAAAAATGCTCTTGAAATTATTGACGATGTTACCAAAAAATACAATATTCCGGTAATCTTTAATTTCCCAGCCGGGCATATTCAGGATAATCGCGCTTTAGTTATGGGAAGTACTATTTCTATTGATGTAAATGCAGCTGGAAGTACGGTTACTTTTCAGAAATAA
- a CDS encoding YraN family protein — MAEHNELGKKGEELAVNHLEENGYEILERNWVFQKAEIDIIAQKDEVLAIVEVKTRSSLDFGSPQDFVKPKKIQLLIKAVNAYINYREKDFCDDLNIRFDIVAIHKNGESFAIEHLTDAFYHF, encoded by the coding sequence ATGGCAGAACATAACGAACTTGGCAAAAAAGGAGAAGAACTTGCAGTAAATCATCTCGAAGAAAATGGGTATGAAATTTTAGAAAGAAACTGGGTTTTTCAAAAAGCCGAAATAGATATTATTGCACAAAAAGATGAAGTTTTGGCAATCGTAGAAGTGAAGACAAGATCGAGTTTAGATTTTGGTTCTCCGCAGGATTTTGTGAAGCCAAAAAAAATTCAACTCCTAATAAAAGCAGTAAATGCCTACATAAACTATAGGGAAAAGGATTTTTGTGACGATTTAAATATTCGTTTTGACATCGTTGCGATCCATAAAAACGGGGAATCATTTGCAATTGAACATCTTACAGACGCATTTTATCATTTTTAA
- a CDS encoding 3-hydroxyanthranilate 3,4-dioxygenase, with protein MAIAKPFNLTKWIDENRHLLKPPVGNKNLYVDSGDYIVMIVAGPNARKDYHYNETEELFYQLEGSIKVVIQEDGQRKEMELNAGDMYLHPAKVPHSPVRSEGSIGLVIERKRAGQGFTDGLLWHCDNCNHKLYEVYFELHNIEKDFLPHFEHFYNSEELRTCDNCGTVMETDPRFMAKK; from the coding sequence ATGGCTATAGCAAAACCTTTCAACTTAACTAAATGGATTGACGAAAACCGTCATTTACTAAAACCGCCAGTTGGAAATAAAAATCTTTACGTAGATTCTGGGGATTATATTGTAATGATTGTGGCGGGACCAAATGCAAGAAAAGATTATCATTATAACGAAACAGAAGAACTTTTTTATCAGCTAGAAGGAAGTATTAAGGTTGTCATTCAGGAAGATGGACAGCGTAAAGAAATGGAATTAAATGCAGGCGATATGTATCTGCATCCTGCAAAAGTGCCACATTCTCCTGTTCGTTCAGAAGGTTCGATCGGACTTGTTATAGAAAGAAAACGTGCCGGACAAGGTTTTACAGATGGTTTACTTTGGCATTGCGACAATTGTAATCATAAATTGTATGAAGTGTATTTTGAACTTCATAATATCGAAAAAGATTTCCTTCCTCATTTTGAACATTTCTACAATTCAGAAGAATTAAGAACGTGCGATAATTGTGGAACTGTTATGGAAACTGATCCTAGATTTATGGCTAAGAAATAA